Proteins co-encoded in one Streptomyces roseochromogenus subsp. oscitans DS 12.976 genomic window:
- a CDS encoding serine/threonine-protein kinase, with amino-acid sequence MGTESADFRVIAGRYRLEARIGRGGMGVVWRATDQLLGRRVAVKELLPDDSLSEDDARRRRDRTFREARAVGRLRHPHIIVVHDVVEQDERPYLVMELIEGDSLADRISRQGPVDAAEAARIGAALLGAVDTAHAAGVLHRDIKPANVLIESGTGRVVLTDFGIAQVAGATTLTETGSFVGSPEYTAPERMSGLRTGPESDLWSVGALLCTALSGESPFRRDSLGGILHAVVAAEIRPPAEAEPLLPVVRGLLERDPDRRLGAAQAEQMLRTFLETGRTPDAPGPPGFPTPGRGHRIGGGRTPRPGASGAAGSRTTTSDAAGGRTPNASCTPTRRDVPHGGPQPATVSGAGTEAPARTSTRGVLLAALLVAALAGAGVSAAALLLHGSGDGGGGSPGGTATSPATGTGTSPTAPPASPPAPTTAGPTTTASRPPASAGSRTVPSGYRTARDPAGFSLAVPRDFTRSPQGERVFYLSPGDTFRLGVKVADPQPGGPQGVMERSAATGSATNPGYHDGRVTPTRHDGHPAALWEFTRDGFSAAEGPRHTYDLCWEEAGRMYDVWVSAPVGEVRQAREYFDVALGTFRAGA; translated from the coding sequence ATGGGGACCGAGAGCGCCGACTTCCGGGTGATCGCGGGCCGTTACCGCCTGGAGGCACGCATCGGGCGTGGCGGCATGGGCGTGGTGTGGCGGGCCACCGACCAGCTGCTGGGGCGCCGGGTCGCGGTCAAGGAACTCCTGCCGGACGACTCGCTCTCCGAGGACGACGCGCGGCGCCGCCGGGACCGCACCTTCCGTGAGGCACGGGCGGTCGGCCGGCTGCGGCATCCGCACATCATCGTCGTGCACGACGTGGTGGAGCAGGATGAACGCCCTTATCTGGTCATGGAGTTGATCGAGGGTGACTCGCTCGCCGACCGGATCTCGCGGCAGGGCCCGGTCGACGCCGCCGAGGCCGCGCGGATCGGTGCCGCCCTGCTCGGCGCGGTGGACACCGCGCACGCGGCCGGGGTGCTGCACCGGGACATCAAGCCCGCGAACGTCCTGATCGAGTCCGGCACCGGCCGGGTCGTGCTGACCGACTTCGGTATCGCGCAGGTCGCGGGCGCCACCACGCTCACCGAGACCGGCTCCTTCGTCGGCTCGCCCGAATACACCGCGCCGGAGCGGATGTCGGGGCTGCGCACCGGGCCGGAGTCCGACCTGTGGTCGGTCGGCGCGCTGCTGTGCACGGCGCTCAGCGGCGAGTCGCCGTTCCGGCGCGACTCGCTCGGCGGCATCCTGCACGCCGTCGTCGCCGCCGAGATCCGGCCGCCCGCCGAGGCCGAGCCGCTGCTCCCGGTCGTACGAGGGCTGCTGGAACGCGACCCGGACCGGCGGCTCGGCGCTGCCCAGGCCGAGCAGATGCTGCGTACGTTCCTGGAGACGGGCCGGACCCCGGACGCACCGGGCCCGCCCGGCTTCCCGACGCCCGGACGCGGCCACCGGATCGGCGGGGGCCGTACGCCGAGGCCGGGGGCGTCAGGGGCGGCGGGGAGCCGTACGACGACATCCGATGCGGCGGGAGGCCGTACGCCGAACGCCTCCTGCACGCCGACCCGGCGGGACGTTCCGCACGGCGGACCGCAGCCGGCCACCGTGTCCGGAGCGGGGACGGAGGCCCCGGCCCGTACCTCCACGCGCGGTGTGCTGCTCGCGGCGCTGCTCGTCGCCGCGCTGGCGGGGGCCGGAGTCTCGGCGGCGGCGCTGCTGCTGCACGGGAGCGGGGACGGGGGCGGCGGCAGCCCCGGCGGTACGGCGACCTCTCCGGCGACCGGGACCGGCACGAGCCCGACCGCGCCGCCCGCCTCGCCTCCGGCACCCACCACGGCCGGCCCCACCACCACCGCGAGCCGTCCGCCGGCCTCGGCAGGCTCGCGTACCGTGCCCTCCGGTTACCGTACGGCCCGGGACCCGGCCGGCTTCTCGCTCGCCGTACCGCGGGACTTCACCCGCAGTCCGCAGGGCGAGCGCGTCTTCTACCTCTCGCCGGGGGACACCTTCCGCCTCGGCGTCAAGGTCGCCGATCCCCAACCGGGCGGCCCGCAGGGCGTGATGGAGCGCTCGGCCGCCACGGGGTCTGCCACCAACCCCGGTTACCACGACGGCCGGGTCACCCCCACCCGGCACGACGGACACCCCGCCGCGCTCTGGGAGTTCACCCGGGACGGCTTCAGCGCGGCGGAGGGCCCGCGCCACACCTACGACCTGTGCTGGGAGGAGGCCGGGCGGATGTATGACGTGTGGGTGTCGGCGCCGGTCGGCGAGGTGCGTCAGGCGCGGGAGTACTTCGACGTGGCGCTCGGCACCTTCCGGGCGGGGGCCTGA
- a CDS encoding serine/threonine-protein kinase, with protein MQGLLVAGRYRLADSIGSGGMGRVWRAHDEVLHRTVAVKELTAALYVSDSDRAVLLARTRAEARAAARISHSAVVTVHDVLEHDGRPWIVMELVEGNSLADAVKEQGRVEPREAARIGLWVLRALRAAHSAGVLHRDVKPGNVLLGRDGRVLLTDFGIAQIEGDTTITRTGEVVGSVDYLAPERVRGHDPGPSSDLWALGATLYTAVEGRSPFRRTSPLSTMQAVVEEEVDEPRHAGALGPVISALLRKEPERRPSAEEAEQMLAETAEGRRPSMAQAFVPTQGSGVHAGGTSTSGYGPHSYPTGATVPTAPTGPARSATGQTAVAPTPMGPAPVRPRPRPRRRLRTLALVVAVAAVLGGGAAVAFQEWGGMEQNTGSSGGGAGPATSPSASSGTAPGPEGTVPDNWETYHDPLGFSLSLPKGWKRKVYQNQGVLKQIDYSPDGGLHFVRIAVDSSPDFANAFEHQKDLEQQLQRLVDYKRVTMKANIYRDRNGSLWEYTWTALKKDPPHVAGPRHAIEETYFSRAGIEYAIYMSTPAEDWAKTSKQFKWVLQSWQQPNDG; from the coding sequence ATGCAGGGCCTGCTCGTAGCGGGCCGCTACCGGCTTGCCGATTCCATCGGCAGCGGCGGCATGGGCCGGGTGTGGCGCGCCCACGATGAGGTGCTGCACCGGACGGTCGCCGTCAAGGAGTTGACCGCAGCGCTGTACGTCTCCGACAGCGACCGGGCCGTGCTGCTGGCCCGCACCCGGGCGGAGGCCCGGGCCGCCGCGCGCATCAGCCACTCCGCCGTCGTCACTGTGCACGACGTCCTGGAGCACGACGGCCGCCCCTGGATCGTGATGGAGCTGGTCGAGGGCAACTCGCTGGCCGACGCGGTCAAGGAGCAGGGGCGGGTGGAGCCGAGGGAGGCGGCCCGCATAGGACTGTGGGTGCTGCGGGCGCTGCGCGCCGCGCACTCCGCCGGCGTCCTGCACCGGGACGTCAAGCCCGGCAATGTGCTGCTCGGCCGCGACGGCCGGGTGCTGCTCACCGACTTCGGCATCGCCCAGATAGAGGGCGACACCACGATCACCCGCACCGGGGAGGTCGTCGGCTCGGTCGACTATCTCGCGCCGGAGCGGGTGCGCGGCCACGACCCGGGACCGTCCTCGGACCTGTGGGCGCTCGGCGCCACGCTGTACACGGCGGTCGAGGGCCGTTCCCCGTTCCGCCGCACCTCGCCGCTGAGCACCATGCAGGCGGTCGTCGAGGAGGAGGTCGACGAGCCGCGCCACGCCGGTGCGCTCGGCCCGGTCATATCCGCCCTGCTGCGCAAGGAACCGGAACGGCGGCCGAGCGCGGAGGAGGCGGAGCAGATGCTCGCCGAGACCGCGGAGGGCCGCCGCCCGTCCATGGCCCAGGCGTTCGTCCCGACCCAGGGTTCGGGCGTGCACGCCGGCGGGACGAGCACCTCGGGCTACGGCCCCCACAGCTACCCGACCGGTGCCACCGTCCCCACGGCGCCGACGGGACCGGCCCGTTCCGCGACCGGGCAGACGGCCGTGGCCCCCACGCCCATGGGCCCGGCGCCGGTACGGCCCAGACCCCGGCCCCGGCGCCGGCTGCGTACCCTCGCCCTCGTCGTCGCCGTCGCGGCCGTACTCGGCGGAGGCGCGGCGGTGGCCTTCCAGGAGTGGGGCGGCATGGAGCAGAACACCGGGTCGAGCGGGGGCGGCGCGGGTCCGGCGACGTCACCGTCCGCGAGCAGCGGCACCGCGCCGGGCCCCGAGGGCACGGTTCCCGACAACTGGGAGACGTACCACGACCCCCTCGGTTTCAGTCTCTCCCTGCCCAAGGGCTGGAAGCGGAAGGTCTACCAGAACCAGGGTGTCCTCAAGCAGATCGACTACAGCCCGGACGGCGGCCTGCACTTCGTCCGTATCGCCGTCGACAGCTCGCCGGACTTCGCCAACGCCTTCGAGCACCAGAAGGACCTGGAACAGCAGCTGCAGCGGCTGGTCGACTACAAGCGAGTGACCATGAAGGCGAACATCTACCGCGACCGCAACGGCTCGCTGTGGGAGTACACCTGGACCGCGCTGAAGAAGGACCCGCCGCATGTCGCCGGTCCGCGGCACGCGATCGAGGAGACCTACTTCTCCCGCGCGGGCATCGAGTACGCCATCTACATGTCGACGCCGGCCGAGGACTGGGCGAAGACCAGCAAGCAGTTCAAGTGGGTACTGCAGAGCTGGCAGCAGCCGAACGACGGCTGA
- a CDS encoding protein kinase, with translation MDDYAGRVLADRYRLPLPPSDEYELTETRAFDTYSGQEVLVRQVPLPEVVEAEVLDAEGLPAGFTARERGTRRTHDARTATRRPADPAVRRAVEAVQAAARIPDHPRLDQVFDVFAEGGSLWIVSESVAARPLAALLTEQPLSPYRAAEVASDVLMALRVLHAHGWVHRNITARTVLVCDDGRVMLTGLAVGAAEEALCGYDPVPDEGGTEEGTPGAAAAVGAAGTENAGPGGGPGVSPFAGDRGDSHGSAGGSAGPAAAVGVPSADVGPEAARR, from the coding sequence GTGGACGACTACGCGGGTCGGGTGCTGGCCGACCGCTACCGCCTGCCGTTGCCGCCCTCCGACGAGTACGAACTCACCGAGACCCGCGCCTTCGACACCTACAGCGGCCAGGAAGTGCTCGTCCGGCAGGTGCCGTTGCCGGAGGTCGTCGAGGCGGAGGTGCTCGACGCGGAGGGACTGCCCGCGGGGTTCACCGCGCGTGAGCGCGGGACCCGGCGGACGCATGACGCCCGGACCGCCACCCGGCGGCCCGCCGACCCGGCCGTGCGGCGCGCTGTCGAGGCCGTGCAGGCGGCGGCCCGCATCCCCGACCATCCACGGCTCGACCAGGTCTTCGACGTGTTCGCCGAGGGCGGGTCGCTGTGGATAGTGAGCGAGTCGGTGGCCGCGCGCCCGCTGGCCGCGCTGCTCACGGAGCAGCCGCTGTCGCCGTACCGGGCGGCCGAGGTCGCCTCCGACGTGCTCATGGCGCTCCGGGTGCTCCATGCCCATGGCTGGGTGCACCGCAACATCACCGCCCGTACGGTGCTGGTCTGCGACGACGGCCGGGTGATGCTGACCGGCCTCGCGGTCGGGGCCGCGGAGGAGGCGCTCTGCGGGTACGACCCGGTGCCGGACGAGGGCGGCACGGAGGAGGGAACTCCGGGCGCGGCAGCGGCCGTGGGCGCAGCAGGGACGGAGAACGCCGGGCCGGGTGGCGGCCCGGGGGTAAGTCCCTTCGCCGGGGACCGGGGTGATTCCCACGGTTCCGCGGGCGGGTCGGCCGGGCCCGCCGCAGCGGTCGGGGTGCCGTCCGCGGACGTCGGTCCCGAGGCCGCCCGCCG
- a CDS encoding protein kinase domain-containing protein, whose product MSEAERAGTSRQGTRQDKSERRLLAGRYRLGDVLGRGGMGTVWRAEDETLGRTVAVKELRFPSNIDEEEKRRLITRTLREAKAIARIRNNSAVTVFDVVDEDDRPWIVMELVEGKSLAEVIREDGLLEPKRAAEVGLAVLDVLRSAHREGILHRDVKPSNVLIAEDGRVVLTDFGIAQVEGDPSITSTGMLVGAPSYISPERARGHKPGPAADLWSLGGLLYAAVEGVPPYDKGSAIATLTAVMTEPLEEPKNAGPLRDVIYGLLTKDPAERLDDAGARAMFHAVIHAPEPEPMDATRVVPLPVPPEPSEGRRGEEAGEKLRGALRSVRKAAGAAATAASARTKNGGDTAGPAAPTGPAAPGAGGAAGTDGAGTGGARPASPGGSRPATPGGARPTTPGASSGGTRPGSAPGTGAGSAARQAGSASGATGGAGRPNSSPNKPSSGWPVMPPPDLDLPPRPVPRAPLTDVVPRRTLVIIAVVVALAVLGTVLAIALNGNDAKDGKSSGAKAAASASASTERDKGDKGTGSGARTDGSGPSSSGTGSAAVDASASTGGSGSSGAKGGGSAPVVSTRKGGQGYSIGLPKGWSYESSDGAGDRYTGPDGQKLLIGWTSSPKDDPVADWKNQERSMVRPQYRKIRIEKVDYRGWNTADWEFTYVDGGTGYRSIDRGFVVNGHQGYGLMYTAKATDWGSALRADTWKTLTQSFEPKS is encoded by the coding sequence ATGTCGGAGGCGGAGCGGGCGGGTACCTCTCGTCAGGGGACTCGTCAGGACAAGAGCGAGCGTCGTCTCCTCGCCGGGCGGTACCGGCTGGGAGACGTGCTGGGCCGGGGCGGTATGGGCACGGTCTGGCGCGCCGAGGACGAGACGCTGGGCCGGACGGTCGCCGTCAAGGAGCTGCGGTTCCCGTCGAACATCGACGAGGAGGAGAAGCGGCGCCTGATCACGCGCACGCTGCGCGAGGCCAAGGCGATCGCCCGGATCCGCAACAACAGCGCGGTGACGGTCTTCGACGTGGTCGACGAGGACGACCGGCCCTGGATCGTCATGGAGTTGGTGGAGGGCAAGTCCCTCGCCGAGGTCATCCGCGAGGACGGTCTGCTGGAGCCGAAGCGCGCCGCCGAGGTGGGCCTCGCCGTCCTCGACGTGCTGCGCTCCGCGCACCGCGAGGGCATCCTGCACCGCGACGTGAAGCCGTCCAACGTGCTGATCGCCGAGGACGGCCGGGTCGTGCTCACCGACTTCGGTATCGCGCAGGTCGAGGGCGACCCGTCCATCACCTCCACCGGCATGCTCGTCGGCGCCCCCTCCTACATCTCGCCCGAGCGCGCCCGCGGCCACAAGCCGGGCCCGGCGGCCGACCTGTGGTCGCTCGGCGGCCTGCTGTACGCCGCGGTCGAGGGCGTGCCGCCGTACGACAAGGGGTCGGCGATCGCCACGCTCACCGCGGTGATGACCGAGCCCCTGGAGGAGCCCAAGAACGCGGGCCCGCTCAGGGACGTCATCTACGGTCTGCTCACCAAGGATCCGGCCGAGCGACTCGACGACGCCGGGGCCCGGGCCATGTTCCACGCGGTGATCCACGCGCCCGAGCCGGAGCCGATGGACGCCACGCGGGTGGTGCCGCTGCCGGTGCCGCCCGAGCCGTCCGAGGGCAGACGGGGCGAGGAGGCCGGGGAGAAGCTGCGCGGCGCGCTGCGTTCGGTCCGCAAGGCGGCCGGAGCGGCGGCCACCGCGGCGTCGGCACGGACGAAGAACGGCGGGGACACGGCCGGACCGGCCGCACCGACCGGACCGGCCGCACCGGGTGCGGGTGGAGCGGCGGGCACGGACGGCGCCGGCACCGGCGGGGCACGGCCTGCCTCTCCCGGCGGAAGCCGCCCGGCCACTCCCGGTGGGGCACGTCCGACTACCCCCGGCGCCTCTTCCGGTGGGACGCGGCCCGGGTCCGCCCCTGGGACGGGTGCCGGATCCGCCGCGAGACAGGCGGGGTCTGCCTCGGGTGCCACCGGTGGCGCCGGTAGGCCGAACTCCAGCCCGAACAAGCCGAGTTCGGGCTGGCCCGTGATGCCGCCGCCGGACCTGGACCTGCCGCCGCGGCCGGTGCCCAGGGCGCCGCTGACCGACGTCGTACCCAGGCGCACACTGGTGATCATCGCCGTGGTGGTCGCTCTCGCGGTCCTCGGCACGGTCCTGGCCATCGCTCTGAACGGCAACGATGCCAAGGACGGCAAGAGCAGCGGGGCCAAGGCGGCGGCGAGCGCGAGCGCGTCCACCGAGCGGGACAAGGGTGACAAGGGCACGGGCAGCGGGGCGCGGACGGACGGGTCGGGCCCGTCGTCGTCGGGCACCGGTTCCGCCGCCGTCGACGCGAGTGCTTCCACCGGCGGCTCCGGCTCGTCCGGTGCGAAGGGCGGCGGGAGCGCGCCGGTGGTGTCGACCCGCAAGGGCGGCCAGGGGTACTCGATCGGGTTGCCCAAGGGATGGTCGTACGAGTCCAGCGACGGCGCGGGCGACCGCTACACCGGTCCCGACGGGCAGAAGCTGCTCATCGGCTGGACCAGCAGCCCCAAGGACGACCCGGTGGCGGACTGGAAGAACCAGGAGCGCTCCATGGTGCGTCCCCAGTACCGGAAGATCCGTATCGAGAAGGTGGATTACCGCGGCTGGAACACGGCCGACTGGGAGTTCACCTACGTCGACGGCGGCACCGGGTACCGCAGTATCGACCGGGGTTTCGTCGTCAACGGCCACCAGGGTTACGGACTGATGTACACGGCGAAAGCGACCGACTGGGGCAGCGCGCTGCGCGCGGACACCTGGAAGACGTTGACGCAGTCCTTCGAGCCCAAGTCGTAG
- a CDS encoding glycerol-3-phosphate dehydrogenase/oxidase encodes MRTATLGPAQRAEALAAMAERELDVLVIGGGVVGAGTALDAVTRGLSTGLVEARDWASGTSSRSSKLIHGGLRYLEMLDFALVREALKERGLLLERLAPHLVKPVPFLYPLQHKGWERLYAGSGVALYDAMSMARGHGRGLPLHRHLSHRHALRVAPCLKKDALVGALQYYDAQMDDARFVATLVRTAASYGAKVANRARVTGFLREGERVVGARVQDVEGGGEYEIRAKQVVNATGVWTDDTQAMVGERGQFHVRASKGIHLVVPKDRIHSTTGLILRTEKSVLFVIPWGRHWIVGTTDTDWDLDKAHPAASSADIDYLLEHVNSVLAVPLGRDDVQGVYAGLRPLLAGESDATSKLSREHTVAHPVPGLVVVAGGKYTTYRVMAKDAVDEAVHGLDVRVADCVTEETPLLGAEGYQALWNARARIAARTGLHAARVEHLLNRYGSLAEEVLDLITADPALGEPLPGADDYLRAEAVYAASHEGARHLDDVLTRRTRISIETFDRGTRSAREVAELMAPVLGWDKDHIEREVEHYEKRVEAERESQLQPDDQTADAARLGAPDIVPL; translated from the coding sequence GTGAGGACAGCGACTCTGGGGCCGGCGCAGCGCGCCGAGGCACTGGCGGCGATGGCGGAGCGGGAGCTGGACGTGCTGGTGATCGGCGGCGGGGTCGTCGGTGCCGGTACCGCGCTGGACGCCGTCACGCGCGGACTGTCCACAGGGCTGGTCGAGGCCCGCGACTGGGCGTCCGGCACCTCCAGCCGGTCCAGCAAACTGATCCACGGCGGTCTGCGCTATCTGGAGATGCTCGACTTCGCCCTCGTACGGGAGGCACTGAAGGAGCGCGGGCTGCTGCTGGAGCGGCTCGCCCCGCACCTGGTCAAGCCCGTGCCGTTTCTCTATCCGCTGCAGCACAAGGGCTGGGAGCGGCTGTACGCGGGTTCGGGTGTGGCCTTGTACGACGCGATGTCCATGGCGCGCGGGCACGGCCGCGGGCTGCCCCTGCACCGGCACTTGAGCCACCGTCACGCCCTGCGTGTCGCACCCTGCCTGAAGAAGGACGCCCTGGTCGGCGCCCTGCAGTACTACGACGCCCAGATGGACGACGCCCGCTTCGTGGCCACGCTGGTGCGCACTGCCGCGTCCTACGGCGCGAAGGTGGCCAACCGCGCGCGGGTGACCGGGTTCCTGCGCGAGGGCGAGCGGGTGGTCGGCGCCCGGGTGCAGGACGTGGAGGGCGGCGGGGAGTACGAGATCCGCGCCAAGCAGGTCGTGAACGCGACCGGTGTGTGGACGGACGACACGCAGGCCATGGTGGGGGAGCGCGGCCAGTTCCACGTCCGCGCCTCCAAGGGCATCCATCTGGTCGTGCCCAAGGACCGCATCCACTCCACGACCGGCCTGATCCTGCGTACCGAGAAGTCGGTTCTGTTCGTCATCCCCTGGGGGCGGCACTGGATCGTCGGGACCACCGACACCGACTGGGACCTGGACAAGGCGCATCCGGCCGCGTCCAGCGCCGATATCGACTATCTGCTGGAGCACGTCAACTCGGTGCTCGCGGTGCCGCTCGGCCGCGACGACGTGCAGGGCGTGTACGCCGGTCTGCGCCCGCTGCTCGCCGGGGAGTCCGACGCCACCAGCAAGCTCTCCCGCGAGCACACGGTCGCCCATCCGGTGCCGGGACTCGTGGTCGTGGCGGGCGGCAAGTACACCACGTACCGGGTGATGGCGAAGGACGCGGTCGACGAGGCGGTGCATGGCCTGGACGTGCGGGTCGCCGACTGTGTGACCGAGGAGACCCCGCTGCTGGGCGCGGAGGGCTACCAGGCGTTGTGGAACGCGCGCGCCCGGATCGCCGCCCGCACCGGGCTGCACGCGGCCCGCGTCGAGCATCTGCTGAACCGCTACGGCTCCCTGGCCGAGGAGGTACTGGACCTCATCACCGCCGACCCCGCCCTGGGCGAGCCGCTGCCGGGCGCCGACGACTATCTGCGCGCCGAGGCGGTGTACGCCGCCTCGCACGAGGGCGCCCGGCATCTCGACGACGTCCTCACCCGCCGCACCCGTATCTCCATCGAGACGTTCGACCGGGGCACGCGCAGCGCCCGTGAGGTGGCCGAGCTGATGGCGCCGGTCCTCGGCTGGGACAAGGACCACATCGAGCGCGAAGTCGAGCACTACGAGAAGCGGGTGGAGGCCGAGCGGGAGTCCCAGCTGCAGCCCGACGACCAGACGGCGGACGCGGCGCGGCTGGGAGCACCGGACATCGTGCCGCTGTAG
- a CDS encoding nucleotide sugar dehydrogenase yields MPADLAVIGLGSYGLPLAQAAVAAGISTLGFTTGPDAGSLSPAELRRMHLAGFRPGTDAAQLGRVRTAVICPSTASDSDGGLDLGQVEAAARALAERLRPHTTVILESPVLPGTTEQFLRPLLEEGSGLRAGRDFHLAYSPSRVDPGNRDHTPAGTPKVIGGLTPACTESAAAFYGRLTDKVVRARGLREAETVQLLETNFRHVNIALVNEMAVLCHELGVDLWDVIRCAETKPFGFQAFRPGPGVGGHGVPHDLTGHATRTLRVVELAQQVNHRMPRYVVQRAAALLNEHGKSARAARVLLLGVTYKPDLADLQGTPAQEIAIRLMELGASVSYHDPLVASWNVLDRPVPRVDALYDAAADADLTMLLQNHRTYDLQALSVKAQLLLDTRGATPAGAAHRL; encoded by the coding sequence ATGCCCGCAGACCTCGCCGTCATCGGACTCGGCTCCTACGGCTTGCCGCTGGCCCAGGCCGCTGTCGCCGCAGGCATCTCCACGCTCGGCTTCACCACGGGACCCGATGCCGGCTCCCTCAGCCCGGCCGAGTTGCGCCGGATGCATCTGGCCGGTTTCCGGCCCGGTACCGACGCGGCCCAGCTCGGCCGGGTGCGCACCGCCGTCATCTGCCCGTCGACCGCGAGCGACAGCGACGGCGGACTCGACCTCGGGCAGGTGGAGGCGGCGGCCCGCGCGCTCGCCGAACGGCTGCGCCCGCACACCACGGTCATCCTGGAGTCGCCGGTGCTGCCCGGCACGACGGAGCAATTCCTGCGGCCCCTGCTGGAGGAGGGCTCGGGGCTGCGCGCCGGCCGGGACTTCCATCTCGCCTACTCGCCCAGCCGGGTCGACCCCGGCAACCGCGACCACACCCCCGCCGGCACCCCCAAGGTGATCGGCGGCCTCACCCCCGCGTGCACCGAGTCGGCCGCCGCCTTCTACGGCCGGCTCACCGACAAGGTGGTACGCGCGCGTGGGCTGCGCGAGGCGGAGACCGTGCAGCTGCTGGAGACCAACTTCCGGCACGTCAACATCGCGCTCGTCAACGAGATGGCGGTCCTCTGTCATGAGCTGGGTGTCGACCTGTGGGACGTCATCCGGTGCGCGGAGACCAAGCCGTTCGGCTTCCAGGCGTTCCGGCCGGGGCCGGGCGTCGGCGGGCACGGCGTCCCGCACGACCTGACCGGCCACGCCACCCGCACCCTGCGGGTGGTGGAGCTGGCCCAGCAGGTCAACCACCGCATGCCGCGCTATGTCGTGCAGCGCGCTGCCGCGCTCCTCAACGAGCACGGCAAGTCCGCCCGCGCCGCGCGCGTGCTGCTGCTCGGCGTCACCTACAAGCCCGACCTCGCCGACCTGCAGGGCACACCCGCCCAGGAGATCGCGATCCGGCTGATGGAGCTGGGTGCCTCCGTGAGCTACCACGATCCGCTCGTGGCCTCCTGGAACGTCCTGGACCGCCCTGTCCCGCGGGTGGACGCGCTCTACGACGCCGCCGCCGACGCGGATCTGACGATGCTGCTGCAGAACCACCGGACGTACGACCTGCAGGCGCTGTCGGTGAAGGCCCAGCTGCTGCTGGACACACGCGGGGCCACACCCGCGGGGGCCGCGCACCGGCTCTGA
- a CDS encoding GuaB3 family IMP dehydrogenase-related protein, which translates to MTEIEIGRGKRGRRAYAFDDIAVVPSRRTRDPKEVSIAWQIDAYRFELPFLAAPMDSVVSPATAIRIGELGGLGVLNLEGLWTRYEDPQPLLEEIAELPAEQATRRLQEVYAAPIKEELIGARIKEVRDSGVVTAAALSPQRTAQFSKAVVDAGVDIFVIRGTTVSAEHVSHSSEPLNLKQFIYELDVPVIVGGCATYTAALHLMRTGAAGVLVGFGGGAAHTTRNVLGIQVPMATAVADVAAARRDYMDESGGRYVHVIADGGVGWSGDLPKAIACGADAVMMGSPLARATDAPGKGHHWGMEAVNEELPRGKKVDLGTVGTIEEILTGPSHTPDGSMNFFGALRRAMATTGYSELKEFQRVEVTVADSQHRR; encoded by the coding sequence GTGACTGAGATCGAGATCGGGCGCGGCAAGCGCGGCCGCCGGGCGTACGCCTTCGACGACATCGCCGTCGTCCCCAGCCGCCGTACGCGGGACCCGAAGGAGGTCTCGATCGCCTGGCAGATCGACGCCTACCGCTTCGAGCTGCCGTTCCTGGCCGCCCCCATGGACTCGGTCGTCTCCCCGGCCACCGCGATCCGCATCGGTGAGCTGGGCGGCCTCGGCGTGCTGAACCTCGAAGGCCTCTGGACGAGGTACGAGGACCCGCAGCCGCTGCTGGAGGAGATCGCCGAGCTGCCCGCCGAGCAGGCGACCCGCCGCCTCCAGGAGGTGTACGCGGCGCCCATCAAGGAGGAGCTGATCGGCGCCCGCATCAAGGAGGTGCGCGACTCCGGCGTGGTCACGGCGGCCGCGCTCTCCCCGCAGCGCACCGCCCAGTTCTCCAAGGCGGTCGTGGACGCGGGCGTGGACATCTTCGTCATCCGCGGTACGACGGTCTCGGCGGAACACGTCTCCCACTCGAGCGAGCCGCTGAACCTGAAGCAGTTCATCTACGAGCTGGACGTCCCGGTGATCGTCGGCGGCTGCGCCACGTACACGGCGGCCCTGCATCTGATGCGCACGGGTGCCGCGGGTGTGCTCGTGGGCTTCGGCGGCGGCGCGGCGCACACCACGCGCAACGTGCTGGGCATCCAGGTCCCGATGGCGACGGCGGTCGCGGACGTGGCCGCGGCCCGCCGTGACTACATGGACGAGTCCGGCGGCCGGTACGTGCACGTGATCGCGGACGGCGGTGTCGGCTGGTCCGGCGACCTGCCCAAGGCGATCGCCTGCGGCGCCGACGCGGTGATGATGGGCTCCCCGCTGGCCCGCGCCACGGACGCGCCCGGCAAGGGCCACCACTGGGGCATGGAGGCGGTCAACGAGGAGCTGCCCCGCGGCAAGAAGGTCGACCTCGGCACGGTCGGCACCATCGAGGAGATCCTCACCGGCCCCTCCCACACCCCCGACGGCTCGATGAACTTCTTCGGCGCCCTGCGCCGCGCGATGGCCACCACCGGCTACAGCGAGCTGAAGGAGTTCCAGCGGGTCGAGGTGACGGTCGCGGACAGCCAGCACCGCCGCTGA